CTATTTCGTTTCTCCATTCGCAACTTTGGACGTTTGGATGGTTGCCATAGGGAATCGGGGGCTTCATTTTTTCGGAGAGATTTTTTCGGTGaaattttttgcttcttcctttttcgCCTTTGCAGCCATAGCCAGATCCTCCAAAGTCGAAGGTTCTTTCTCTTTAGCCATTTCTTGGCTCTGCTGGGCTTGCCTTCATTGTCTTCATCTTTCTTGTAATCATTGGGTTAAAGCTCAGGACCAATATCACATACCCAGCTTGCAGCATAAGGCCTAGACGCCTCCTTTAACACTATAAACGGCTCATGCCAAGTGAGCTTGCCACGCTTCTTGATGTGAGGAGGATCGAGCATGCCTGAGAGAAAGTTTAACCTTTGTACTTCCAAATATAGATGTTCCAAAACAAGTGTTCCTAACATTCTGGGGTTCGGGTTGGAGGCACCATTTTCAATAATTAACCTTTCAACAGCTTTAACATTTTTCTACCCTTGCTCACATGCATTCGCACACATCTAGTACATTTTATATATCGTTAAATGAGGTTAGAAAGCAGCTGAGTTTACGAGAAAATTGGGGGCAAATATCAATATAGTCATAAATCTATCCATGCTACCAAAAGTTATTGTTCAAATTTTCGAGTTTAATCTATTGTCATAACTAGCTAAAGTAGTCTCCCAATTCCAATTATTTCAAAGCCATTAATCTGATGTTCTTCGTTGAAAGGGTATATATACAAGAGCTTGTCTGTAAATTAATAGCCAGGACAACAAAAGGGGGAATTGGTGTTATGTATATGAGATGGAAACTATctacttttgtttttctttgctaACACCCACATGCATGTTATGACCCTTTTAACATCATTATTTTTACTTCTCTATGGCACGTGAATTAATTGGCAAAAATAGAACATTTCAAATCCATGATCAAAGTCTCACATGGAAACCTTTGGACCTGTTGCATGATTCGGGGTTAAGCTAGATAAAGGCTCTTTAGTAAATAGTAACCTAAAGTTGGTCTAACTATAGAGAGTTGCTTAGCTCAATCACTTCATAAGACAACCTTTCAGGCTCATCTTCGGATCGCACAAGcaagggaaagagaagaagaaggtaataccaattcctctccctctctcccacTCCGATGACAGCCCTTATTTTGTCTCTTCAACTCCATcattaaatctctctctctttttttcgttaaacatcattaaattttgttttcgtatcaaaaaaatggagaagcaCTCTTAAATCTGAGCTGAAGCACTCTTAATTTGCTAAATTAAGACAACACTTCCAACGATCCATAGACCTTAAGATTTCACCAGTTCCGCCTGTCAAAACACACAAGGCAAAAGAAGGATAATTTGTAAAAGGTTTTTTATTGGGGCTGAAAGAAAGGGCATATGAAATCACTTCATTTAGGTTTCTCCTAAGCTAAGCTAGCGTACAAGGacatcaaataaattataaagGAAACATGAACTCGTCCATCAACGTTCTGGAACATAAACACCGCACGCAAAGCGTCTTCCGAAAACAAACAAGGAGCCGAAGTCGATCCCACTTACTCCGCTGAGGTTTGGCGATGTCAACCGGAGCCATGATCACCGGCATGTCCCGCAACCCCGTCCACCGTCCCGACGAGCGAAGAAGGGGAAATCGATCGAATCCGCTCGACTCCAAATCGCCGTTGATTCTGCGAACCCCCTTCTCCCCAACGTGAGCGTgccaaggaagaagaggacAGCTTGGGCCGGGCTATACAAATACATATTgtctattttctttatttatgtttttacctttttattaatttttcttgttttacaaAATAAACGGACGCCTAAATTGATGTGGCAAGGAGGCACCtcatgtgttttttctttttaaatattattttatgtatatcTTCACTTatccttttatttccttttttttgcattttttgtctGGTCcactttattcatttttcaatttttttggctttttatcttttataaattttaatgcttttgtaaaataaatgaatatgtAAAATGTCAACAAAAATTCGTCTGTCAACACATCCAAAGATAGTTGCACGTTATCATCttccgtcattagattaggtcatttaattaaaatcacaTAACATATAGCTTGCATGTTAGGCTCATTTAATTGTATGTTACATGTCATCTTGATATAGATATATCTTGTGCATCATTGCATTTAGAATAATTGCATTACATTCAATGTATGTAgtttcatttaaataaacaaaaacccTTAAAAATGAGTGAATTGTGGTTCATCCATCATTTCATACGTACGAAGAGGGAAATCACAGTAGCTATCGTCGTCCCTGAATGATGCATGCTCTCGGTCACCATCGAAAGACAAGCTCACACATTTACGAGATGGACCTGGCGGGTGGACTGAATCAAGACCTCCACAAAATATGATACTTTATGTCACTTCATATATATGTTGCCCTATAATCttgaatttcaaataatttgtcaattttctctctctctcttctatatATGTTGCCCTATAATCttgaatttcaaataatttgtcaattttcctcttgaatttcaaataatttgaatttcaaataatttgtcaattctCAGTTTTTATCTCACTTGACAATTTAGAGTATCAAGATCAATTTTTAGATCTTGCATTTCATATAATCAAAAAATTGTAGTCCGTGTATTTTgacttctctctttttaatcTTGAACCcttgaaattttcataaaagTGTAGATATTAACttgtatatgatttttttttaaatttaaatgatattttaaattttgacggCCAAGTATAAAGAGGTTTAGTTTTACCTTTCATTCAAGCTGAAGAGAACACATCTTTAATATTCTTCtacatatctttcttttcaatccAAAGATTGACTTTAATGAGCTAATCATTTGTCTCCATGTGGAAAGTCAAAACGAGAGTTTTTTGAAGTAGAAAGGTGAAGTCTAGAAACCCTTAACATCAACTACTGGTGCCGTTGAGCTGAGTTAGGGTTGACCAATACTCAAACTCAAATAAGCTTGAATTTTTTCCATGCCTACTCTCTTACGTGATATGCCCGATTAGATGGAGCTCAACTCGATTCGGCCTGCTTATCCAACATTAAGGGCTCAGGTtttcaataaatccaatttcCAAATTGCTACGGATGTTATAGATATAGGGTGCCGGTATATCTAATACTACAAAATGTATATATGAAACAATGTCATGTTCATAAAATAAGTTATAAATTGAATGAGTTATTGCATTGTAAAGGAGCAACACTATGCATAATAATATCGAATAAAATATCATCAAGTGAAATTCGATGATTACAAGTTCAATAGCATTTAATTGAGATGTTCAAGATTTCTAGATAGTACTAATTTGACGTCATCCTCACAAGTGAGGAGAATTCAAAATTCTAAATATAATATTAAGCACCTTTAGTTGCGCTACTCCTTCGACCTTCTAGTTCTCTAACTAAGGACCTCCAATGGATCCATTAACCAAAAAATTCTAGCCATCTGTTCTAGATTCCTTCCCTTTGACTTTGGCATGATAAGGTAGAAGCAAACCCATGCTAGGATCGACACAACCATAAATATGAAGAATAGCAGCCCACCAAGAGTAATTTTCTGGAAGTAAAACACGAATTCGAATGATATTAAGTTGCTCGCCAGCTGGCTCACAGTGACGCCTATTGCACACCATCATACACACAACCTTAGAGGGAACACCTCTAAGCTATATATTGATGCAATTGGCCCCATCCCAATGGAGAAGGAGGCCACGTAGCACACCAACAAGAGGAAGCAGATGGTTAGTGCCCACTTGACCACCCCCTGGCTTTGGTCAATGATGGTGAGACATGTACTAAGGAGGGCCAACGATATAATCATTCCACCAATACTAGTTAGCAACAACGGTCGTCACCCAATCCGATCAAGAAGGAAAGCGGCTAAGAGGGTGCAAATAATCTTCACAACATCGAGTGTTATGGCCAAGAGGAGCTTTGTGGTGTTGGAGATAATGGCCCTATAAAAAATGGAAGGGTTGTAAAGGATGATGGTGTCACTCCCAAAAGCTTGTTGGATGAAGTAGATTCCAATAGTGCATGCAAGCATGTGTAAGGCGGGTGAGGTCCAATGGAGATCCCGCCACATGTCCCCCCAAGTTCCCTGGCTAGTGACATCGATGATGTCGTCATTGTTCTCTTCATGGATGCCAACAGCATCCTTAATCTTGGCAAGCTGGACTGTAGCCTCCTCCTCAAAGTTGGAGATCTAGGCAAGGATACGCTTCGCATCGCGCTGACGGCCCTGCGTGATAAGCCATCAAGGGGATTTTGGCATGGCGAAGACCCAAAAAATGAGCAAGAAGGGGATTCCTCCTATGCTGAGTAAGAGACGCCAGCCGAGGTTAGAGTGAAtcctaaataagaaaaaatgggtGATGTCACTGAGGAGGGTGCCCATGTCGATGAATACTTGAACCACCAAAACATGTATAAGAAAGCAATCACCTtcctttaaatttaaatatctaaCCTTAATTCTTCCCCCGACAATCATtgatgataaattaaaaaacaaaaatatgttacaaaatttggggaaaaaaaaaaagaaatgaaaggagTACCTTAGGAAAGAGGTGACAAAGCCCCGATAAGAGACTAGAGTGATTTCAACAATATaaatgggaatgatgatgaggGTATAGGTTGCAACAATATTAATTATGAAGCGGCCAACCACAAGGATGAAGTTGTCATCCTTAATGGTCACAATGAGGGCTCCGACGAAGAAGATGCTTGCTACCAACCCTATTTTGCAATGGTAACCAATCTTGTTGGGGATCCACCAAGCGAGTATCAACCCAATGGGGATGATAACTTTGAAACCCCCATAAGATGATCCTCGAATTCATCATTCGTTTGTTGGTTGGGCTTTATGTATGCTATCCTCTTACTCATCAATCCTATGtctaatttcaaaatgaaaatcttAGTTATTATCCTAATATTCTCAAGTAAATCATAATTATgtataagaaattgaaaacataaaaaaaaaaaaaataagttttttttttctaaatatttctgattttcattaattttcggaattttcaattttttattatttttctattatatattatCTTTTGATGTTACCTATCCAAAAGACAAAAGGcatgaaaaataatcatttccaTAATTTGAGCCTGAGCCGCTGGGCAGAAAACAATCTTAGTTATTATCCTAATGTTATCACATTGatactttataaaaattatgtgcCCTAAGTGTGTTATGTACGTGTCGTGCTAGCATCGTGCATGTGCCGTGCCGGCATCATGCACGTGATGTGCCGGCATTGTGCATATTATGTACATATTCCAACATCAAcataaacaatataaaattggattaaaaaggataacaaattcaattgacataAGTACTAATAAGTCATAAAGTATTTTTGACTAAATTGAGGTTCGGTCTTATGTTGGAAGTAAAACACGAATCCGAAGGATATTAAACATCTTGCCAGTTGGCTCATAGCGACACCTATTGCACACCCTCGTACACGCAACCTTAGAGGGAACACCTCTGAGCTATATATTGATGCAATTGGCCCCATCCCAATGGAGAAGGAGGCCACGTAGCACACCAACAAGAGGAAGCAAATGGTTGGTGCCCACTTGACCACCCCCTGGCTCTGGTAAATGACGGTGAGGCATGTACCAAGCGAGGCGAGCGATATAATCATTCCACCAATACTAGTCAGCAACAACGGTCGTCGCCCGATCCGATCAAGAAGGAAAGCGCTAAGAGGGTGCAAATAATCTTCACAACATCTAGTGCTATGGCCAAGAGGAGTTTTGTGGTGTTGGAGATAATGCTAGCCCTATCAAAAATGGAAGGGCTATAAAGGATGATGGTGTCACTTCTAAAAACTTGTTGGATGAAGTAGATTTCAGTAGTGTAGGCAAGCATGTGTAAGGCAGGTGAGGTCTAGTGGAGATCCCACCATATGTCCCCCCAAGCTCCTTGGCTGGTGACATTGATGATGTCGTCATTGTTCTCTTCATGGATGCCAACAGCCTCCTTAATCTTGACAAGCTGGACTGTAGCCTCCTCCTTAGAGTTGGAGATCTGGGCAAGGATACGCTTCGCATCGCGCTGACGACCCTGCATGATAAGCCATCGAGGGGATTCTGGCATGACGAAGACCCAAAAAATGAGCAAGAAGGGGATTCCCCTTATGCTGAGTAAGAGACGCCAGCCGAGGTTAGAGTGAATcctaaataagaaaaagtgGCAGATGTCACTGAGGAGGGTGCCCATGTCGATGAATACTTGAACCACCAAAACATGTATAAGAAAGCTATCACCTTCCTTTAACTTTAAATATCTAACCTTAATTTTTCCCTCGACAATCATTGATgataaagtaaaaaatatatatgttacaaattttggggaaaaaaaaaaagaaatgaaaagagtaCCTGAGGAAAGAGGTGAGCAAGCCCCGATAAGAGATTGGAGTGATTTCGGCAATATaaatgggaatgatgatgaggGTATAGGTTGCAACAATATTAATTATGAAGCGGCCAACCACAAGGATGAAGTAGTCATCCTTAATGGTCACAATGAGGGCTCCGATGAAGAAGATGCTTGCTACCAACCCTATTTTGCAATGGTAATCAATCTTGTCGGGGATCCACCAAACCAGTATCAACCCAATAGGGGAGGATAACTTTGAAACCCCCATCAGATGATCCTCGAACTCATCATTCGTTTGTTGGTCGGGTTTTGTGTATACTATCCCCTTACTCATCAATTCTATGTctgccaaaatttcaaaatgaaaatcttAGTTATTATCCTAATGTTCTCAAGTAAATCATAATTATGTATAAGAtattgaaaacataaaaaatgaaaaaaaaatatttaaatttttttttctaaatattttttatgttttattaattttcggaattttcaattttttattatttttctattatgtaTTATCTTTTGATATTACCTATCCAAAAgacaaaatgcatgaaaaataatCCTTTCCATAATTTGAACTTGAGCCGCTGGGCAGAGAACAATCTTAGTTATTATCCTAATGTTATCACATTGCTACTTTATAAAAACTATGTGCCCTAAGTGTGTTATATACGTGTCGTGCTAGCATCGTGCACGTGACGTGCTGGCATCGTGCGTATTATGTACATATTCCAACATCAACATAAACAATataattttggattaaaaaatgataacaaattcaattgacataAGTACTAATAAGTCATAAAGTGTTTTTGACTAAATTGAGGTTTGGCCTTATGTTGGAAGTAAAACACGAATTCGAATGATATTAAGTTGCTCGCCAGCTGGCTCACAGTGACGCCTATTGCACACCATCATACACACAACCTTAGAGGGAACACCTCTGAGCTATATATTGATGCAATTGGCCCCATCCCAATGGAGAAGGAGGCCACGTAGCACACCAACAAGAGAAAGTAGATGGTCAGTGCCCACTTGACCACCCCCTGGCTTTGGTCGATGACGGTGAGGCACGTACTAAGGGAGGCCAGCAATATAATCATTCCACCAATACTAGTAAGCAACAATGGTCGTCGCCCGATCCGATCAAGAAGGAAAGCGGCTAAGAGGGTGCAAATAATCTTCACAACATCTAGTGCTATGGCCAAGAGGAGCTTTGTGGTGTTGGAGATAATGCTAGCCCTATCAAAAATGGAAGGGCTGTAAAGGATGATGGTGTTACTCCTAAAAGCTTGTTGGATGAAGTAGATTCCAATAGTGTAGGCAAGCATGTGTAAGGCAGGCGAGGTCCAGTGGAGATCCCACCACTTGTCCCCCCAATCGCTCTAGCTGGTGACCTCGATGATGTCGTCATTGTTCTCTTCAGGGATCCCAAAAGAGTCCTTAATATTGGCAAGTTGGACTGTAGCCTCCTCCTCAGAGTTGGAGATCTAGGCAAGGATATGTTTCGCATTGCGCCGACTGCCCTGCGTGATAAGCCATCGAGGGGATTCTGGCATGGCGAAGACCCAAAAAATGAGCAAGAAGGGGATTCCTCCTATGCTGAGTAAGAGACGCCAGCCGAGGTTATAGTGAATcctaaataagaaaaagtgGGAGATATCACTAAGGAGGGTGCCCATGTCGATGAATACCTGAACCACCAAAACACGTATAAGAAAGCAATCACCTTCCTTTAACTTTAACTTTAACTTTAAATATCTAACCTTAATTCTTCCCCTAACAATCATtgatgataaattaaaaaacaaaaacaaaatgttacaaattttggggaaaaaaagaaagaaatgaaaggagCACCTTAGGAAAGAGGTGAGCAAGCCTCGATAAGAGACTGGAGTGATTTCAGCAATATaaatgggaatgatgatgaggGTATATGTTGCAACAATATTAATTATGAAGCGGCCAACCACAAGGATGAAGTAGTCATCCTTAATGGTCACAATGAGGGCTCCGACGAAGAAGATGCTTGCTACCAACCCTATTTTGCAATGGTAACCAATCTTGTTGGGGATCCACCAAGCGAGTATCAACCCAATAGGGGATGATAATTTTGAAACCCCCATCAGATGATCCTCAAACTCATCATTTGTTTGTTGGTCGGGCTTTATGTATACTATCCCCTTACTCATCAATCCTATATctgccaaaatttcaaaatgaaaatattagtTATTATCCTAATGTTCTCAAGTAAATCATAATTATGTATAAGAtattgaaaacataaaaaatgaatttttttttatttttctaaatatttctgattttcaataattttcagaattttcaattttttttatttttctattatatattaatttttgatattACCTATCCAAAAGACAAAAGGCATGAAAAATAATCCTTTCCATAATTTGAGCCTAAGCTGCTGGGTAGAAAACAATCTTAGTTATTATCCTAATTTTATCACATTGctactttataaaaattatgtgcCATGTGCCATAAGTGTGTTATATACATGTCGTGCTAGCATCGTGCACGTGACGTGCCGGCATCGTGCGTATTATGTACATATTCCAACATCAACATAAACAATAtaaatttggattaaaaaatgataacaGATCCAATTGACATAAGTACTAATAAGTCATAAAGTATTTTTGACTAAATTGAGGTTCGGCCTTATGTTGGAAGTAAAACATGAATCCGAAGGATATTGAACATCTTGCCAGCTGGCTCATAGCGACACCTATTGCACACCCTCGTACACACAACCTTAGAGGGAACAGCTCTGAGCTATATATTGATGCAATTGGTCCCATCCCAATAGAGAAGGAGGCCACGTAGAACACCAACAAGAGGAAGCAGATGGTCGGTGCCCACTTGACATCCCCTGGCTCTGGTCAATGACGGTGAGGCACATACCAAGGGAGGCCAGCGATATAATCATTCCACCAATCCTTCATAAGAATGCATGTGACAGCATCATACGAGAGTTTTTCAAGGACAATGGCTTTCGTAACGATGAATGTTTTGTTGAAGGATTTTGCTAAGAAACCCCTTCTAGAcgagaattatcaaaataagtaaaaatcatTTCCTCATCTTATTTCTTCTCAAAGAGCTCACtttttcttaaatcttttaCTCCCACTTCATTTAGGGCTAGGGTTAGGGCTTGAGTTGGAGGAAAAccaaatttgatgataaaagaatgccaaaccaagaaaagaaagagtgcttcatttttgtgtcacaaagagaaggaaagacaaATCGTGAAAAGGGatgaacagaaaagaaaaagaaaaagaaaaatagttgtAGCTCGAGTTTTTTGAGATACTAGGAGACGAAAGGAAATGGCAATCACGATATTATCACATTGctactttataaaaattatgtgcCCTAAGTGTGTTATGCACGTGTCGTGCTAGTATCGTGCACGTGTTGTGCCAATATCATGTGTATTGCAACATCaacataaaaaacctaaattttgattaaaaaaacatCACAAGTCCAATTGACATAAGTACTAATAAATCATAAAGCATTTTTTACTAAACTTGAGATTTGGCCTTATGTTGGTATTTCCCCCATTCCTCCGGGAGAGTTTAACTTAGTTATGCTCTATTATTTGAATTCAAAGTTCATAATGATGAAACCATTGATCTGGATAACCATGTCTTTACTATTAATAGGTACAGTAAGTGTGTCAACAACATTTTCTCTAGTGACAGCGACAATTCCCTAGTAATGCCTTTTATTAAAACTCATAGTTTGGACTTCCAATGTAACTTCATTTTTCCTTATATAGCTGTTGAGAACATTACAAAGGAGTGTAATAATGAACGTTAAGAAAGGTAAGGCGCCATTTGTAATGGATGAGTTTTACTGGTTTCCACTTCAAGTGGTAATATGATGAAAGAACTAGCGCTTGAAGTTTAAACATTAAATGCAACATCATGGGTACAACAAGGATAAGCTCTTTGTATCCGTTCATGTGGGCTTTATCGCGGTACCATAGAACTTAAGGAAGTATTATATGCTTCTATGAAAAAAGGagttaaaaggaaaagagtCCTTATAAAATGTTAATGTTATGTCATGTGCAGCTTGAGGAAGAAAGCGAAACGATGTTAGCAAGTGCAAAGATATCAAATCTTGAGACGCAAAAATTGTCATACCTGGCTTTAGTGTTGCTAAGATGAACTTAACGGGAAACTTCGACGTTTACATGCAACTTTACgatgcttttccttttcccttatTTTAGTAATTTGGTTTATGTTGCTGCTTGATTTTTTGATGTCCTACCCAACTATCATGTTCAATAAGAAAACTTGAGCATGAAATAAGTAAATCCATCTAAATGGACGAGTCATAAATGTATTTAGCCCATAGggctttaattttctttaacagGATATCTAGTCTTTTGAGGTACTTATTTAGAAGGATTGTACTACTAGATGGTTGTCCTTTTCTGCTACCGGCAAGTACCCTAATAGGTCTGTCAATGTTATGATACCCTTTCGCAAATCATAATTCAGTCATTGTTCATGATATttatgtttgttcttttttctttcattttttgcttAGTTCTTTTCTTAATGCCAACCGTTTATTCATGTTTACCTCAGGGCTGATGGCAGAGCAGCAGCTCCGTGATATAAACCTGACGAATCTGCTGTCCCTGGAACAACGTTAGGGCCAACTCAAATTGAGGCTTTCCCAGGAGGAAgtgtatctctctctctctctctctctctctcttttatgcatggatgcatgtaTGGCTATGTCTAAGACCCtactgaaatttttctttccacagaAGTTGTATGACACACCCGGTGGTGACTCATCTGTGTGAGTAATTTCTTGATGAAAGATTTGAAAAAGGGGGCTATGAATGATGCATGTGAAAGTGAAATAGCTTCAAGCTGGCCCATGAATTGAATAATTGCCCAGGCCATCAGCCCTTGAAAAACTTGCACAGGCCATCAGCCCTTGAAAAATTCGCACTTGAAAGTGGAATAGCTTCACAACCCTGGTGTTTCGATCACATTATCTATGTTATCTTGATCCGCTCAATCTTTGGTGTATTGCATTTGGAGATCTGTTCTCACTTCCCGCTCGGGTCGCATATGAGAACTACAAGATCACGTGGATGCATGATGGCACCAATTAGTCAATTACATAACAAAGTGCACAActtgaaaagtaaaaaggaaagaaaattaccaaatgaTACAATGCTATTCATAAGCAAATGAAGCACTAAATTCTTGGACGCGTTCAATTTAATTTAGTGTAAATACAACGAGTAAATTTAAATGCTTTTTAATTGTTGatattgtattttatttatctCTACGTGGTAGCATTCGCAAAATTGGTTTCATTTGGAAAAGTAATAGTggtatattgaatttattttctcacctaattaaaaaattgaattcttaTGAAAACTAATGAAGTTTTTATCTTGCTGGGCAAAAGACAACTTGATTGGAAAATTAATCTTATAATATATaacggcaaaaaaaaaaaaaaaaaaaacaaagtagaAACCGAAAAACCAAAACAAGCCGAGCCAAACCAAATCGAACTAGGATTTGCGGTTCAAATCTGATCGGattttggttcggtttggtGAATTTCCTTATTAGTTCGGTTTtccaaaaaatggaaatgaatcgAACCACTTACACCGCTAGTGAAACATCTATTTTGAAGATAGATTGCACACGAAATAGCTTTAGCCTAGAACTTCTTGGGCAAATTTTTACTCTTCAACATGTTTCGAACGATGTTAAAAAtggttctatttttttgtttagctacgtcattttgttgaggagaaTACGAAGCAGTCAAGAAAAGCCGAATACCATGATCCCCATAGAATTTGTTGAATATGGCTGAAGTGAATTCTTTGCCACGATCATAGCTTTGATAAAATAGTCACTCTCATTTTCAGCCAAGTTCTTGAATTGTTTGAAAGTATCAaacacttttgtcttcttctttttttcaaaagatacaCCCAAATTTTTCGAgtaaaattatcaataaatgtaacaaaatatcAATGATTACTATATGAGGGAGGAGTGATTGGGCcacacacataagaataaatcaattcaagcgGCTTCTTCACTCGATAAGTTGTTTCCTTGGGAAAACTATTTCTAGAATGCTTATTGATAACGCACTCTtcacataattaattaaggTGATCAATATGTGGTAAGCCATAAACCATCTTCTTGCAGAAAAGTAGTTGAGTCCACCAAAATTGAGATGGTCAAACCTCAAATGCCATAACCATGAAGGATCATCCACA
This Eucalyptus grandis isolate ANBG69807.140 chromosome 7, ASM1654582v1, whole genome shotgun sequence DNA region includes the following protein-coding sequences:
- the LOC108960860 gene encoding polyol transporter 5-like, which encodes MSKGIVYIKPDQQTNDEFEDHLMGVSKLSSPIGLILAWWIPNKIGYHCKIGLVASIFFVGALIVTIKDDYFILVVGRFIINIVATYTLIIIPIYIAEITPVSYRGLLTSFLRGRIKVRYLKLKLKLKEGDCFLIRVLVVQNPLDGLSRRAVGAMRNISLPRSPTLRRRLQSNLPILRTLLGSLKRTMTTSSRSPARAIGGTSDIELMSKGIVYTKPDQQTNDEFEDHLMGVSKLSSPIGLILVWWIPDKIDYHCKIGLVASIFFIGALIVTIKDDYFILVVGRFIINIVATYTLIIIPIYIAEITPISYRGLLTSFLRIHSNLGWRLLLSIRGIPFLLIFWVFVMPESPRWLIMQGRQRDAKRILAQISNSKEEATVQLVKIKEAVGIHEENNDDIINVTSQGAWGDIWWDLH